Proteins encoded together in one Cicer arietinum cultivar CDC Frontier isolate Library 1 chromosome 4, Cicar.CDCFrontier_v2.0, whole genome shotgun sequence window:
- the LOC101498929 gene encoding uncharacterized protein isoform X2 gives MSGECGGNTIATSTTPLNWWYLQTNSLSSNWNDVKHAWNNNQMNPNSSSSCEDQDISVSSTSFTNASNHSTLTVESSRRVFVDQPHAPSSNDFMAQHASDNQLWSHVLSGVGTNGELHNNQEIGENFLDALSSKTMFEPACDYLKKLDTSWEYSNPTSFNSNFEKHLNGYSEALIENNERLTKLSNLVSTWSIAPPDPEVSSQFDPQTNNMSNNLNSSSMNHHFSQSNPSCLFKPPFDDSTSCTIVDQGVGNKNSGSILFPNICHDDDHDMKVKQEFNHHHASEVMHGHVFGKSFNPNGYLDGFNNSVNSVGESGKFYQGLSNNISPCTKNFSDVISFNSRFGRPVIGIHAQRPNIKYSSNLSESKKQSLHSSSHMRNSNGRGEGTTREIKKKRSEESSEASLKKTKQDTSTTNSSSKAPKVKLGEKITALQQIVSPFGKTDTASVLFEAIGYIKFLQEQVQLLSNPYLKANSHKDPRGISCFDRKDHKEDGKMDLRSRGLCLVPTSCTPLVYRENSTGPDYWTPAYRGCLYR, from the exons ATGAGTGGTGAATGTGGTGGAAACACTATTGCTACCTCTACTACCCCATTAAATTGGTGGTATCTCCAAACAAATTCTCTTTCTTCTAATTGGAACGATGTTAAACATGCATGGAACAACAACCAAATGAATCCTAATTCTTCCTCTTCTTGTGAGGATCAAGATATTTCTGTTTCTTCTACATCTTTCACTAATGCTTCCAACCATTCAACCCTCACGGTTGAATCTTCTCGACGAGTATTCGTTGATCAACCTCATGCACCTTCCTCTAATGATTTCATGGCTCAACATGCTTCAGATAATCAACTTTGGAGTCATGTTCTATC aGGTGTTGGAACAAATGGAGAGTTGCACAACAACCAAGAAATTGGAgagaactttttggatgcacttTCATCTAAAACAATGTTTGAACCAGCTTGTGACTATTTGAAGAAACTTGATACAAGTTGGGAATATAGTAATCCAACTTCATTCAATAGTAATTTTGAGAAGCACTTAAATGGGTACAGTGAAGCACTTATTGAGAATAATGAAAGGTTGACAAAATTATCCAATCTTGTAAGCACTTGGTCTATTGCCCCACCTGACCCTGAAGTTAGTAGCCAATTTGATCCACAAACAAACAACATGTCTAATAATTTGAATTCTTCTTCCATGAATCATCACTTTTCACAATCTAACCCTAGTTGTCTTTTCAAACCACCTTTTGATGATTCCACATCATGTACTATTGTTGATCAAGGAGTAGGTAATAAAAATTCAGGATCAATACTTTTTCCTAATATTTGCCATGATGATGATCATGACATGAAGGTTAAACAAGAATTTAATCATCACCATGCAAGTGAAGTTATGCATGGACATGTGTTTGGAAAATCATTTAATCCAAATGGATATCTTGATGGATTTAACAATAGTGTTAATTCAGTTGGAGAAAGTGGAAAATTTTATCAAGGGTTGTCTAATAATATTTCACCATGTACAAAAAATTTCTCAGATGTTATATCATTTAATAGTAGGTTTGGAAGGCCAGTTATTGGAATCCATGCACAAAGGCCAAACATTAAATATTCATCAAACTTATCAGAATCAAAGAAGCAGAGCCTTCACTCATCATCACAT ATGAGAAATAGTAATGGAAGAGGAGAGGGGACAACACgtgaaataaagaagaaaagatCTGAAGAATCATCAGAGGCAAGTTTGAAGAAGACTAAACAAGATACATCAACAACTAATTCTTCTTCAAAg GCACCAAAAGTCAAGCTAGGAGAAAAGATCACAGCCCTTCAACAAATTGTGTCTCCTTTTGGAAAG ACAGATACAGCATCTGTTCTGTTTGAAGCAATTGGGTACATAAAGTTTCTTCAAGAACAAGTCCAG TTACTGAGCAACCCTTACTTGAAGGCTAATTCACACAAG GATCCAAGGGGAATAAGCTGTTTTGATAGAAAAGATCATAAGGAGGATGGAAAAATGGACCTTAGGAGCAGAGGACTTTGTTTAGTTCCAACTTCATGTACTCCTCTTGTATACAGAGAGAATAGTACTGGACCAGATTACTGGACACCAGCTTATAGAGGTTGTTTGTATAGgtga
- the LOC101498929 gene encoding uncharacterized protein isoform X3 → MSGECGGNTIATSTTPLNWWYLQTNSLSSNWNDVKHAWNNNQMNPNSSSSCEDQDISVSSTSFTNASNHSTLTVESSRRVFVDQPHAPSSNDFMAQHASDNQLWSHVLSGVGTNGELHNNQEIGENFLDALSSKTMFEPACDYLKKLDTSWEYSNPTSFNSNFEKHLNGYSEALIENNERLTKLSNLVSTWSIAPPDPEVSSQFDPQTNNMSNNLNSSSMNHHFSQSNPSCLFKPPFDDSTSCTIVDQGVGNKNSGSILFPNICHDDDHDMKVKQEFNHHHASEVMHGHVFGKSFNPNGYLDGFNNSVNSVGESGKFYQGLSNNISPCTKNFSDVISFNSRFGRPVIGIHAQRPNIKYSSNLSESKKQSLHSSSHMRNSNGRGEGTTREIKKKRSEESSEASLKKTKQDTSTTNSSSKVQAPKVKLGEKITALQQIVSPFGKTDTASVLFEAIGYIKFLQEQVQDPRGISCFDRKDHKEDGKMDLRSRGLCLVPTSCTPLVYRENSTGPDYWTPAYRGCLYR, encoded by the exons ATGAGTGGTGAATGTGGTGGAAACACTATTGCTACCTCTACTACCCCATTAAATTGGTGGTATCTCCAAACAAATTCTCTTTCTTCTAATTGGAACGATGTTAAACATGCATGGAACAACAACCAAATGAATCCTAATTCTTCCTCTTCTTGTGAGGATCAAGATATTTCTGTTTCTTCTACATCTTTCACTAATGCTTCCAACCATTCAACCCTCACGGTTGAATCTTCTCGACGAGTATTCGTTGATCAACCTCATGCACCTTCCTCTAATGATTTCATGGCTCAACATGCTTCAGATAATCAACTTTGGAGTCATGTTCTATC aGGTGTTGGAACAAATGGAGAGTTGCACAACAACCAAGAAATTGGAgagaactttttggatgcacttTCATCTAAAACAATGTTTGAACCAGCTTGTGACTATTTGAAGAAACTTGATACAAGTTGGGAATATAGTAATCCAACTTCATTCAATAGTAATTTTGAGAAGCACTTAAATGGGTACAGTGAAGCACTTATTGAGAATAATGAAAGGTTGACAAAATTATCCAATCTTGTAAGCACTTGGTCTATTGCCCCACCTGACCCTGAAGTTAGTAGCCAATTTGATCCACAAACAAACAACATGTCTAATAATTTGAATTCTTCTTCCATGAATCATCACTTTTCACAATCTAACCCTAGTTGTCTTTTCAAACCACCTTTTGATGATTCCACATCATGTACTATTGTTGATCAAGGAGTAGGTAATAAAAATTCAGGATCAATACTTTTTCCTAATATTTGCCATGATGATGATCATGACATGAAGGTTAAACAAGAATTTAATCATCACCATGCAAGTGAAGTTATGCATGGACATGTGTTTGGAAAATCATTTAATCCAAATGGATATCTTGATGGATTTAACAATAGTGTTAATTCAGTTGGAGAAAGTGGAAAATTTTATCAAGGGTTGTCTAATAATATTTCACCATGTACAAAAAATTTCTCAGATGTTATATCATTTAATAGTAGGTTTGGAAGGCCAGTTATTGGAATCCATGCACAAAGGCCAAACATTAAATATTCATCAAACTTATCAGAATCAAAGAAGCAGAGCCTTCACTCATCATCACAT ATGAGAAATAGTAATGGAAGAGGAGAGGGGACAACACgtgaaataaagaagaaaagatCTGAAGAATCATCAGAGGCAAGTTTGAAGAAGACTAAACAAGATACATCAACAACTAATTCTTCTTCAAAg gtGCAGGCACCAAAAGTCAAGCTAGGAGAAAAGATCACAGCCCTTCAACAAATTGTGTCTCCTTTTGGAAAG ACAGATACAGCATCTGTTCTGTTTGAAGCAATTGGGTACATAAAGTTTCTTCAAGAACAAGTCCAG GATCCAAGGGGAATAAGCTGTTTTGATAGAAAAGATCATAAGGAGGATGGAAAAATGGACCTTAGGAGCAGAGGACTTTGTTTAGTTCCAACTTCATGTACTCCTCTTGTATACAGAGAGAATAGTACTGGACCAGATTACTGGACACCAGCTTATAGAGGTTGTTTGTATAGgtga
- the LOC101498929 gene encoding uncharacterized protein isoform X1, producing the protein MSGECGGNTIATSTTPLNWWYLQTNSLSSNWNDVKHAWNNNQMNPNSSSSCEDQDISVSSTSFTNASNHSTLTVESSRRVFVDQPHAPSSNDFMAQHASDNQLWSHVLSGVGTNGELHNNQEIGENFLDALSSKTMFEPACDYLKKLDTSWEYSNPTSFNSNFEKHLNGYSEALIENNERLTKLSNLVSTWSIAPPDPEVSSQFDPQTNNMSNNLNSSSMNHHFSQSNPSCLFKPPFDDSTSCTIVDQGVGNKNSGSILFPNICHDDDHDMKVKQEFNHHHASEVMHGHVFGKSFNPNGYLDGFNNSVNSVGESGKFYQGLSNNISPCTKNFSDVISFNSRFGRPVIGIHAQRPNIKYSSNLSESKKQSLHSSSHMRNSNGRGEGTTREIKKKRSEESSEASLKKTKQDTSTTNSSSKVQAPKVKLGEKITALQQIVSPFGKTDTASVLFEAIGYIKFLQEQVQLLSNPYLKANSHKDPRGISCFDRKDHKEDGKMDLRSRGLCLVPTSCTPLVYRENSTGPDYWTPAYRGCLYR; encoded by the exons ATGAGTGGTGAATGTGGTGGAAACACTATTGCTACCTCTACTACCCCATTAAATTGGTGGTATCTCCAAACAAATTCTCTTTCTTCTAATTGGAACGATGTTAAACATGCATGGAACAACAACCAAATGAATCCTAATTCTTCCTCTTCTTGTGAGGATCAAGATATTTCTGTTTCTTCTACATCTTTCACTAATGCTTCCAACCATTCAACCCTCACGGTTGAATCTTCTCGACGAGTATTCGTTGATCAACCTCATGCACCTTCCTCTAATGATTTCATGGCTCAACATGCTTCAGATAATCAACTTTGGAGTCATGTTCTATC aGGTGTTGGAACAAATGGAGAGTTGCACAACAACCAAGAAATTGGAgagaactttttggatgcacttTCATCTAAAACAATGTTTGAACCAGCTTGTGACTATTTGAAGAAACTTGATACAAGTTGGGAATATAGTAATCCAACTTCATTCAATAGTAATTTTGAGAAGCACTTAAATGGGTACAGTGAAGCACTTATTGAGAATAATGAAAGGTTGACAAAATTATCCAATCTTGTAAGCACTTGGTCTATTGCCCCACCTGACCCTGAAGTTAGTAGCCAATTTGATCCACAAACAAACAACATGTCTAATAATTTGAATTCTTCTTCCATGAATCATCACTTTTCACAATCTAACCCTAGTTGTCTTTTCAAACCACCTTTTGATGATTCCACATCATGTACTATTGTTGATCAAGGAGTAGGTAATAAAAATTCAGGATCAATACTTTTTCCTAATATTTGCCATGATGATGATCATGACATGAAGGTTAAACAAGAATTTAATCATCACCATGCAAGTGAAGTTATGCATGGACATGTGTTTGGAAAATCATTTAATCCAAATGGATATCTTGATGGATTTAACAATAGTGTTAATTCAGTTGGAGAAAGTGGAAAATTTTATCAAGGGTTGTCTAATAATATTTCACCATGTACAAAAAATTTCTCAGATGTTATATCATTTAATAGTAGGTTTGGAAGGCCAGTTATTGGAATCCATGCACAAAGGCCAAACATTAAATATTCATCAAACTTATCAGAATCAAAGAAGCAGAGCCTTCACTCATCATCACAT ATGAGAAATAGTAATGGAAGAGGAGAGGGGACAACACgtgaaataaagaagaaaagatCTGAAGAATCATCAGAGGCAAGTTTGAAGAAGACTAAACAAGATACATCAACAACTAATTCTTCTTCAAAg gtGCAGGCACCAAAAGTCAAGCTAGGAGAAAAGATCACAGCCCTTCAACAAATTGTGTCTCCTTTTGGAAAG ACAGATACAGCATCTGTTCTGTTTGAAGCAATTGGGTACATAAAGTTTCTTCAAGAACAAGTCCAG TTACTGAGCAACCCTTACTTGAAGGCTAATTCACACAAG GATCCAAGGGGAATAAGCTGTTTTGATAGAAAAGATCATAAGGAGGATGGAAAAATGGACCTTAGGAGCAGAGGACTTTGTTTAGTTCCAACTTCATGTACTCCTCTTGTATACAGAGAGAATAGTACTGGACCAGATTACTGGACACCAGCTTATAGAGGTTGTTTGTATAGgtga